Below is a window of Humulus lupulus chromosome 9, drHumLupu1.1, whole genome shotgun sequence DNA.
GGAATTTGTCCAATAAAGGAATTTGAGGAAGCATGGAATAGCTGGAGATTGAAGAGTTTGCCAATATCTGGTTTTAATGATCCACTAAAACTATTCCCTGACAAAGCTAACTTCACAAGATTTGAGCAATCAAAGAGGTCATCTGGGACTTCTCCATTCATTTTATTATTTTCCAAAATCAGGTAAGTGAGATTTTGCAACTGTCCCAAACCTTGTGGAATTTCTCCAGTGAAACTATTATTTGCTAAATCTATGCCTAGAAGTTTGGTGCAATTGGTGATACTAGATGGAATTGATCCCTCAAGGAGAGTGGAAGGCATGCTCAAGTTCTTCAGATTATGAAGCAATCCTATATTTGATGGAAGCTCCCCAGTAAGGAAATTGTTGCCCATACTCAAGTAAGTGAGATTTTTCAACTTTGTCAACGAAGGTGGTATTTTCCCTCTAAACTTATTGGAATGGAGGGTCAATATTTGTAAAGATCTTAGATGTTCCAGCTCAGATGGAATAGTTCCAGTCAACTCATTCTCTGAGAGTCCTAACTTAAACAACGATTTTAATCGAAACAATGAAAGTGGGATGGTGGAATTCAACCTATTTCCATACAACTGCAATTTCTCTAGATGAACCAACTCACCAAGCTCTGAAGGAATGCCTCCAGTTAACTTATTGGTATTTAGTTCAAGAAAAATCAGCTTCTTACAACGACCTATTTCAGGTGGTATTTCCCCATGGAAAGAATTCTCAAACAGTTCTAAGTACTCTAAATTTGACAGGTTACCAATCTCCAATGGCAGCACCCCAGACAACTTGTTTTGGCTCAAGTCAAGAGCTTGTAAAGCTCCTAACTCGCCAATAGATTGTGGTATGGAACCTACCAAACTATTTCCATATGCTACAAACATCTGAAGATTGATTAAACTCCCTATGTTTGAAGGGATAGATCCTGTGAGATTATTAAAAATGATTCCAAAAGCTAACAAAGAAGTACAGTTACAAATGCTCTCAGGGATACTTCCATTAAGAAAATTGGCACCTAAATCTAGAGACTGCAGATTTTTCAGGTTTCCTAGCTGTGGTGGGATATGACCAGAAAGAGCATTTAAATAAAGAGTTAGCTCAGAAAGTTGGGAGCAAAGTCCCAGTTGAGCTGGTATAGAGCCTGTGAATGAGTTTTGAGTTAAATCAAGAACCTGAAGGCTTGAAAGGTTGCCAAGGAATGCAGATATTTGGCCTTTGAGCTGCTTATCAACCAGAGAAATTGAGACAACACGATTCGATATGGGATCGCAGGCAATGCCGGACCAGTTGCAATGGTGGCTCGCATGTTTCCAATCTGCTAGTGCTCCAACTGGGTCACTGGTGACGGAGCTTTTGAAGGCTTTTAAGGCCTCAACTTCAGTTTCCAAGTTGGTTTGAGTTGATAGAACAAAAGTAACAAGAGCATAATAACCAAGTGTTATGATTATTAAATTCAATCTAAATCTTTGTAAGGAAGCCATTGCTATTAGCTGCAATAAGAACACTAAATAATGATTCAATCTAAATAACCATGTCTGTATTTATtgctatatataaataaaatattggcAAGTAGTAAGACCCCATAATGTCAGTTGTATTCATATCAAGATATCTTACAGATGTGAAGTATGAATTCGAACAATGAAGACTTCAAATTTGACTTTTTGAAGACAAATTTTCTTACCCTGGAGATGAACTGACAGATAGAGATATATCACCATTATACAGATGTACAAAGCCTATATCTGATATAAAATAGGCATTAAATTCCAAAATGCTTGTCCAACCAACCCTACCTTTGGTTCCAAAAAATATGAAAAGGGTCTTAAGGTCTTTAGCTTAATCCATGTTATGTAACCAATTCACATgcatagaaaatatatatattcattccCATAATTCTATGGATTCAGTTATTTTATACTTAAAATCTACTATTCTTGccattatgttatattatttacaAACTATGAATTGTGAGAAGAGTGGAGTGTTTGTAGAGTGAAGTTTGAATGATTGTACTCAAACCAAACGCGGTTTTCATTATGCAGTGTGCTGTGCTCAAGCACAAGTTGCATTTTCTAtttaaacacacacacacatatatatatatatatatatatatatattgacaaaCAACTTTTGAGCCCTTGTCTTTTTGCAAAGAGTTCTCCCATACCCTTCTCTTTTGCACTCTTGTCCATTTGCCCCATTTTTCATTTTTGTCCAAAAAAACAAAGTTTTCccattttcttttttaataattaaaaaatataactataaatatatatatttttatatttatatataatatattactctttatttgtatcattatttaAAAAACTAACTATCTAACTTTTTCCATTTTTGCTTAACGTATATTTTATACTGtcaaaaaaacatatattttataaattactatattacaaacatatatatattagtgagttttttttttccaatataGAAAATAGGTTTATTTTTcctatatttataatataatattataatagtTGAAAAGAAAAAGCTAAAGACAAGTTGCAAGGCTCAAAAATGCTAATGGTTAGTTTGTGTGGGAGTGCCTACTTTGAAGATTGGATTCTACCGACGTGATAAGCGCAGATGATGGTCCACCATCCTTGTCTTAAAATTCTTTTTCAGAAGTTGAATCAGTATGGTCGCATTCCCACTTTTGGTGCTATCCTATCCATTGGTGTTTGTGATGGGATAGGAATTCGATTCACGGTCTCCGATGGGGAGTTTAGTTTGGTGGGAATGAGAATGTTCAATCTAACTCatatttggtaaatttatttttaatagtttGGAGGTTTGTATTTCCCAGTGAATTCTATTTTTTAGTTTGATTTGAGGGTAATATTAACCTTTCTAAACACGAGTTATTTAAACTCCTTCTAACTTTACTCCCACAAACTCAAACCTCATACCAAACATCCCCTTAGGACCAAGCCAAGCCATCAATGATTCTCAATTCTATTTACAATATAAGAACTATTAGTGGCTGTACAATTTTGGAAGAAGAAGTATCGAACATTTTTACAatgaaaagaaacaaaaataccaTCACTAACATTAAGGGACATGAGTACCACCACTAATATGGGATGTTGAAAATTGAACTACAATAAGGCTTGAACTTGATCAATCACACTGCAGAAAACTAAATCAACACAAAAGATTTACCCTGGTTTAGCTCCATGATTGGAACCTACATCCAGCAATGAGCTCGTCCACACAcgagtcccattcaatccattaCAAATTAGTAAGAACACTACAAACCCAGCCAAAGCAATTTGTCTTTGGCAACTCTTATTCTCAAAACCCTTTCGTGAATATATCTCTCAAAACAAAACTCAACTAAAGAAAAACTTCTCTCTTACTTTCTCTCtgtttctctccctgaaaaacaCACCTCACGCTTGGTTCTAATAATATCTGCAATTTACAAAGAGTAAGCACATGCTAGTgctcaagaaaataaaaaaaattggattgaAGGAAAAACTCAGTAAAAATAAATCTAAAAGGCAAAATGGAAAGATTGTTACTATGAGAATTAACACCACATGGGAGACCGGCAATACGTCCCGATAATTAGGGAGACATTCTAACCTTGGACATGAGGTTACCAACCTAGGGTTTAGTTAaacattaaaaatataaatgaaatttCTAATTCTTagatttatattacaagaaaataaTTCATTTAGCAAGTATACTAAGCAACACATATCTATTTAGTATACTTACTAACTTGGTGTTCccaatatttttatggatattatATGAGTttattatacaatttttttttcatcaagCCTATCGAAGTAaggcaaaatcataatatatctaATTCTATCGAagcctatcgagtcctatcgaggttgGTGCTAAAACAACCATAAGTTTTATTCTATCGAGGCATATCGAAGCCTGTCAAGGAAGATGCTAGAAACAATCATATGTCTATTatcatcgaggtctatcgaggaaGGGGCTAAATCAGTCATATGACTAATACCATCGAGAGGTcagtcgaggcctatcgaggcagatgcTAAATCATGGTTTATGTCTCATTCTATCGAGGCTTATCGAGGCACCGTAAAACTGAAATATCTAAtagcatcgagtcctatcgaggttaATCGAGGCACAATAAAAAATAGacctaacatatactatcgagttctATCAAAACTGATCGAGGTAGgtcaaaatttttgaaaaaaaaaactcagattTCTCAGTTACCCAGCCCCGATCTATCTTATGAACAAAACATCAACAAAAAACTAGACATTGCAGATTAAAAAGAAAACCCTCACCTTCGCGTACTTGGGAGTTGTTTCGCCTACTTCAGAGTTGTTTGGTTCCCTCTGGGTGATTTCGGTCCGATGTTCAAGTGCTGGTTCCGAAGACCTCCGACAATGCTTCTCTTctctgatttcgttgggttgtgACAGATTCAAATGTGGGTTTTGAGAGTTATTTTGGTTCGGGACCAAGAGTGAGAGGAAATATAGAGAGACCGAAAGAGAAGGGAGAGAGTCGAAACAAATAGCAGGAGTATTTTGGGTACTAAGGTAAATAGTAAGACAAAAATGAGACATATAGGTGatagtatatttttttaaatacaatcTCCTTGtatgcattaaaagtcaaatttcccttttaaaataGGGATAACTTCATATTTACCCGTTTTTAGACATTATTAACTAAATATACCCAGCAACAATATTTAGTTAATTTATACTCAGTTTTATAGTTATATTTCCTATACTACCCTTACTCAAATACACATAATTAGCTCTTCCTCCCTTCTCAACTCCACCATCATCGATTTTCCACCACTATCTCCACCACCATCGATTTTCCAACGATTTCTCCCTTTCCCATCGATTTTCCACCACCATCTCCACTGCACTGTTGTTCCACCATCTCCACTGCACTGTTGTTCATCGAATTTCCACTTCTGTTCCTCTGCCACAGCCACCCTATTATCTGTTTGGTGAGTTCTTCATTCTTTTGAGACTAAATTTCTCTCTTCCTCcctcctcaattttttttttaaatttttttgaagtGTATGTGTTTGTTGCAATCATACATATAAATGAACATTCATGTGTGTATAAAAATTTACTGAAGTTATATGAAATTGAAGATTCCATATTGTACATAATTTAAAATGTCTTTTAAGTGTTTGTTAAAATTACTCAAAAAAACTGTGAATATGTTATTGCAAAATAACTGCCACTGGGATTATTATCATTATCATGGAgagtttttcttcattttcataaatTTATAGTGTTAGGTGTTTGATAAAATGCCTCTATGTAAACTAGAAATTTATGGTATATCTAAGTGTTGGCAACTATGTTTGTTGAtctttgtttatattattttggatttatatgtttttattttaatgctacaTTTGGCTCTTTGATTTGGAATTAAATATACTGTAATAAATTCTTAAACCTCTCTGATGTTTGACATGAGTGCTAGCCTTTTTGTCCAAAATTGTTGGTTTAATTCATTCTATATTTTCTATAGGTTTGTACTTGACAGACCAGGTCTTGATCTAAGTAAACAACCACCTGCGGTCTGCTTGAACAAGGAATTAGATTTTATCCTGACATTAAAGTTGAAGGTCTGTAGCTTTAACTCAATGAAAGCTTTCGTTGTTTGGCATGATTGTATTAGATATTATACTAAGGTTTTGTTAAATTAATTTAGAGTTTGTTTTTATGTAATTGTTTACCTAAATGAACAGCTGGGTTTGGTTAGAGCTGTTAAAATATTGTTTTGGTGTATTAATGAAACtctataaatacaaagctcagtAGCTCAATCCATTACTTGATCAGAGCCTTTACCAAACACTTTCTATTCTTTACATGCTATCAGCCAAAAACATCGATCCTATTCTTCAACTTTCCCTTGTTTCTTTTACTTTCTTGATTCTTCAATGCCTTCCGACACTTCTCACAATAATGCTCCAGTGGTAGAATCTCCCGCTCCTCTAATGAAAACTCCTTTGTCTGGCTTCTCCGCCCTCACTGCTCAACTATTGTAGAATACAGAAGGTTTTGCTTCTCTTGACTAGCTTTGGCATATGTGATTGCACATTGTAGCTGAAGATCAGACTCTCTTAACTGCCTCTCAAGGGAATCAACCTTGTCAGAGGCACCGGCACCACTCTTAAGAAGGCCCAGCTCTTCATTAATCTCCATATTGGACACTTGGTTTCAGCATTTTTAGCCCTACTTTTTTCTTTACATATCCTCAATTCAAACTGCAATAACATTTTCCATTTCATTGATTATGCAACAAAGAGCATTAAGCTCTTCCTAACTACCATTTGCAGAATACTTTGCATTCAGCAGCAGAAACTCAGATTCTTTTAGCTCTTTATCAAGCAATCTGACCTTTTCACCCAAAGTAAAGGCTTTTGAATTGGCAAGAATTATTTTATCTTCAGCATCTCTCAATTTGGATTTTAGTTCGTTTGTCTATGCAACAAGCAAGTCATTAAATTTTGCATTGCTGCTTTCCAGCTTGCTCAAAGAATTTTCTTTAGCCTTCAGTTTTTCCTTGGAACCTTCAAGCTTTGATCTTAGCCGAGAAGCTTAACTATTCAAACTTTGCTGGAGTATCTGCAATCGACCCAACAACTCTTTTGAAATTCCCATTGAAACCACAACCATATTATCTGCCTCAAACAATCTTTCCCAAATATCTTCTGTTTTCATCTCCCATGAAGTATACTTCTTGTTCTGAGGAGACCATCCTTTGATTTAACTCTTCTTCAACTTGTCTTAAGTTGAGTGGAGTTAATGCAAAAAGATtattgaattgattttttttttaaacatttctaTCAAAGATAAACATGGTTGGGTTATTTTTTATTGCAGgaaatggacaagataatattatTTGTAGTTTTTAACGGAAGATGGAATGCAAACAACAAATATGTTGATCATGAGGTGAAAATATTGATGGTGGAAAAGGATATCAAGTACATGGAATTGGTAAAAAAGATATACAAAGAGCTTAGATTGAATGAAAGTTTGATTTCAACAAACTTGCTTTTTGATTCAAAAATGGATACAAGCAAAGGAATGAAGATAGAAAGTGATGACAATTTACAAGTCTATCTAAACTTGAACAAGACTATGGAAGAGTTGAAAAAATGTCTTCTCATTGTTGAAGTAGAATAGAGAAACCAAGCCCTTTCTTTGCCAAGAGAAGCTAGCATTCCATCTGCTTTAGCAAGCAATGCATTTTCTATTTAaacacacatatttatatatatatatatatcgacaAACAACATTTGAGACCCTTGTCTTTTTACAAAGAGTTCTCCCATACCCTTCTCTTTTGCACTCTTGTCCATTTGCTCCATTTTTcatttttgtccaaaaaaaaaagttttccattttcttttttaattattagaaaaataactataaatatatataattttagggagcgactacaacgcatcctctttttttgcaacaccggtgcatcatttttctatttcggcacctgaatagttataatcctaaatttttttagatgatggtgtacattatagctatctagaacatcctacaaattttcaagaaattctgaataaattatggtaccgaaacatgatctaaactgtctgttgcacacgtgcctgtttttttgtgtacgcgtgtaaaatttgacagtttgaattctgttttcggcttcgtaaactattcagaatttcttgaaaatttgcaggatattctaaattattacaatgtacaccgtcatataaaaaaatttgggattatatctatccaggtaccgaaatagaaaaaggatgtaccggtgttgcaaaaaaaaagGATGCGTTGTCGTTCcctataattttatatttatatataatatattactctttatttgtatcattttttgAAAAACTACCTAACTTTTTCCATTTTTGCTTAgctacatatataaacatatattttatacagttaaaaaaacatatattttataaattactaTATTACAAACATATATGTATTagtgagtattttttttttccaatttagaAAATAGGTTTATTTTTcctatatttataatataatattataatagtTGAAAAGAAAAAGCTAAAGACAAGTTGCAAGGTTGAAAATGTTAATGGTTAGTTTGTGTGGGAGTGCCTACTTTGAAGATTGGATTCTACCGATGTGATAAGCGCAGATGATGGTCCACCATCCTTGTCTTAAAATTCTTGTTCGGAAGTTGAATCAGTATGGTCGCATTCCTACTTTTGGTGCTATCCTATCCATTGGTGTTTGTGATGGGATAGGAATTCGATTCACGGTCTCCGATGGGGAGTTTAGTTTGGTGGGAATGAGAATATAAAATCTAACTCATATTTGGTAATTTACTTTTTAATAGTTTGGAGGTTTGTATTTCTCTAatgaataatgaccaagtttgatgagggtggatacaaatcaatggactgggttctatattgagagttagggggccatagtagtgggaacgattttactgatcctagccctccctcaatatggttaactttggaatagcaatgagtttcgagcctgagaattaagtcatataggatgattaggaTCAGACTAAGAaagtaataaagatggcttatttttctatgtatagaaacacaccctaattataaagaaggcttacataatacttcataagaaatcataactagtaggtctgagttatgtttgcttagattaagttttgccttcgagtctattagggtaagttctaaaatgtttttctcgactgttagaattCCGCTGAAGATGTATCTTAGAAGGTCTACACACacaaatgccaatgcctccaacaTCGCTCATGAGACTAGTGAAGCCTCTTCAGTTCAAAGAAGGGAAACACATGCTACCAATACTACTGCTAAAAGAAGTGCATCGccgcctccggttgacaacaccaCTGAAATTGTCAGGCTACAGCAATTAGTGGAAGAAATGCTGTAGCAACAACGACACCAGGCTCAGCCGTAGCCAAAGACTCAAACTCAGTCTCAGCCGCAACCGCAAACTCAGCCATAGCCACAACCGCAGCCGTAGCCCCAACAAGTaagtccttatgggggatggccaatggtgaaATATACGCCCTAcctagctcagtacatggagccaatctacgagcagtttcataagcaacacactcccaactttgaagggacaaccgaccccttcgaggaagaagaatggctcaggaatgtagagccgatcctagctcatatgaatctcggcaacgcggaccacaTATCCTGCATCTCTTatcttctaaagaaggatgctagaatctggtgggatttagttcagtagactcatgatgtcgccaccatgacatggactagatttgtggaactctttcacaagaagtattacaactcggtagtcatcgctacgagggtggaagagttCACCAATATGAAGCAGGGTAACTTatcagtagcagaatatgctcgacagttcgaccggctagccaagtttgcactagagttggtcccaaccgatttcctgagggtcaccaagtttgtTAGGGGAcccagaccaaagattgagcaaGGAGTCAGACTAGCAAATcatggaaccacttcttacgccgatgctctagaaacgactatagaagtggaaaagcttcaagcaaatgttagtaaggaggaggccagtaagcctgaacctaaacagcagaatcaacctcagaacggtcgaaaccacaacaacagccatcagcatagcaacaataatggtcagaaaagacggcatcctgacaacaagcaatccgacaatgacaaaagagcacagacaaacaatggaggcaataggtcgggttatgtagtaTACCCGTAGTGCTCCAAAtgtcaaaagaaacatcctggcgAGGGCAGTACAAACACTAAGGGATGTTACAATTTTttccaggaaggtcatcggaagagggatgtccacaactcaagcaagaagagaaaagggacaacaagatggttcttgccagagtctttgccttgacctagggagaagctgaagctagtaacaaagtggtcataggtcagattcctatcctcgataatatatgttcagtattatttgattcgggagcaacacagtcatatatctcgttaggaatgatagagaaattagacaaaccttgtgaaagatttagaactaggtttgtgacagaattgcctttgggcgaagtagtcctatcatcacagatacgaggcataccgatcaaaattaaggatgtagaactagaaggagacctgaaagagctagagatcaaagactttgacgtaatactgggcatcgattggctagcaaggcatggtgcaaccatcgactgtagatgcAAGCAAGTGATCTTTGAAACTCCTGATGGTCAAAAACTATGCTTTATGGggaaggtttcaggactacgaacaccaCTTATTTCATCCCTCAAAGCTTAGAAGATGaaagaaaaaggatgtcacgcattcttagccagcgtcacggatgtggtaaagaaAACGCCACTATAGGTTGGAGACATCCACTATATAAAgaaattcccagaagtatttcttgACGACTTACCAAGGTTgctgccgactcgggaaattgacttcacaatcgagctagtaccaggaaccgagcctatctcaaaggcaccatacccgatggcaccaaccgaactcaaggagttaaagatgcagttaGAAGAACTCAGAGgattgggtttcattagaccaagccattcaccatggggagcaccggttctatttgtgaagaagaaggacagaagcatgcaaatgtgtatagattaccgcgagctgaataaggtggaaattaagaataagtactcgctaccccggattgatgacttgtttgatcaactctgaggagtgaccgtgttttctaagattgatctacggtctgggtatcaccagctcaaggtacggaaagaggatattcccaagacagcttttagaactcgatataaacattatgagtttctagttatgtcttttggtcttaccaacgctccagccgcatttatggatttaatgaatcggttcttcaaggattacttggaataattcatcgtagtgttcatcgacgatattttggtttactccaaggacgaagtcgagcatgaggaacatttaagaatgaccatgttgcgactgaaggagcatcaactttacgccaagttaaagaagtgtgaattttggcttttgcaagtagCGTTCCTTGGCCACATAGTATCTAAGGACAAAGTtgctgtagacccagctaaggtagaggttgtAAAGGATTGGCTAAGACCTAAGAATGCaacagaggttagaagttttcttgggctagcaggctattatcagaggtttgtagaaggcttttctaagatagccactccgcttaccaacctgacccggaaatagAAAAGGTTTAACTGGATGTATAAGTGTGAAGatagcttccagttgcttaaggataagctatggttagaaccagtactttgtgtaccgacacccaacgacaagtttgtagtctactgtgatatgttgaagcaaggtttgggttatgcgctaatgcagaatgacaaagtaatagcctacgcctcaaggcagctaaaggaatacgagcaacgctatccaacgcatgatatagagttggcagcggtggtcttcacaTTCAAAATATgacgccactatctttatggagaacgatgtgagattaATATGGACCACAAAAagcttaaaatatatttttcacgcagaaggagctcaacatgaggcagcgcaggtcgttagaattagtaaaggattatgactgcgaaatcctataccacccgggaaaagcaaacgtagttgctgatgcgctaagcaaGAAGAGTTATAGGAATCTAGCAGCAATATTCAGAATAGAAAAGCAGCTTcaacaagagctgatcaatgctggaatagaagtagtcattggtaaactggctaacttgtccatccattcTAGTCTGTTAGAAGATAAACGGATCGAACAAGGGCAtaatgacacattagtatctcacatagctgcagTAAAAGatggcaaggccacagatttcccTATATcgggacaggggttcttgagatataaggaccgggtatgcgtgccaaatgatcatggaattaagatgaagattttagaagaagcacacaataccccatactcagttcacccagggtctaccaagatgactcacgaccttaaggcattgtatttgtggctaggaatgaagaaagatgtagcagagtatgtgtctaaatgcttagtatgccaacaagtgacaacaaaacatcagcggcctgcaggcttattgcaaccacttagtattacagaatggaagtgggaagacatagccatggacttcgtgataggattaccacgaacaaataagcagcacgactcggcttgggtagtggtaaatagactaaccaagtcagctcacttcctgcttgTCAAAACTACGTACACTGCtaaccagtacgcagacatttaggTTCGAGAAATattacgactgcatggaatccctaggaccatagtatccgatataggatcagtgtttacatcgagtttttggggaagcttgcagcaagctatgggtaccaagttaagtcttagacaacatttcatcctcagaccgatgatcagttcgagcgtaccatacatatttcaGAGGATATGTTGCACGCTTATGTACTTGACttcgaaggatcatggagtaagtatttgccgcttatagaattctcctataacaatagctaccagtcaacgatcgggatggcaccctatgagttactttatggaaggagatgtcgatcgccgttacaatgggacgaggtaggagaaaggaaacttcttggacccgaagctgctATAGAGGCTCATGatgtagtagcgctgattagaaagcgtatgcacGCTGCTCAGAGCCAACAaaaaagttatgtggatgccaagggcgtgatgtggaattcaaagtcggagatcaagtcttcttaaggatatctcctatgaaaggagtgaagtggtttgggaagaaaggta
It encodes the following:
- the LOC133799380 gene encoding WPP domain-interacting tail-anchored protein 2-like encodes the protein MKTEDIWERLFEADNMVVVSMGISKELLGRLQILQQSLNTFTLGEKVRLLDKELKESEFLLLNAKYSANVSNMEINEELGLLKSGAGASDKVDSLERQLRESDLQLQCAITYAKASQEKQNLLYSTIVEQ